The genomic window CGTGGAGGACGACGCCGCCGTCCTCACCGGTGGTCGTCGACCACTGCGACAGGCCGCGGTAGCGACCGTCGCGTGCCGCCCAGGCGTGGCAGCCGGCCTCGATGGCGCGGGTGTCGTTGCCGACGGAGAGGACGACGGCGTGGACGCCGTTCATAACGCCCTTGTTGTGCGTGACGGCACGGTGGACGTCCACCTGGGCGAGGTCGGAGGCCATCGCGATCCGACGCGCCTGCTCGGCGCCGAGACCCTCGAGGACGGCGCGTCCCTCGGCCGAGTCCGCGGTGGGACCGCCCTCGGCCCCGACGCCGGCCGCGGCGGCGTCGCGTCGGGAGACGAGGACGTGCGCGGGCACGTCGCAGGACACGGTGACGAGGGACTCCGTGGCGTCGTTGGAGATGATCGCCATGAGGACCTCCTCGCGCGGCAGACGCTCGCGCAGGAGATCGGCGACGGCCTCGGCGATCGCGTCGACGATGTTGGCGCCCTGGGCGTCGCGGACGTCGACGAGGAGGTCGACGCACACGAAGGCGCGGGCGCGTGCTCCGTCGGCGCTCGTGCCGTCGGGGCCGGCGACCTCGCGCACGCGCACCTCGCGCAGGCCGCCGCCGCGCTTGAGGATCGAGGGGTAGGCCTGCGCCGCGGCGGCGTCGATCTCAGGGCGCAGCGCGGTGACCATCGCCGGGAGGTCCTCGGCGACCGGGTTCACGAGGACGACCTGCCCGATCATGAGGCGGCCGGGCACCTCGGTGCGGAAGCCGCCCGCGCCGCGCACGATCCGCGCCCCGTTCGAGGCGGCGGCGACGACGCTCGCCTCCTCCGTCGTCATCGGGACCGTCCAGGACCGGCCGTCGACGACGAGGCCGGGAAGCACACCGAGGGGCAGGTGGGTCTGCCCGACCTGGTTCTCGATGAGGCCGGCCGCCGTGTCCGCGTCCAGACCGAGCGGAGAGGCGAGGACCTCGGCGTCTGTGGGGGAGAGGACGCCGTCGGCCACGAGCCGGTCGCGGCGCTCGGCCGGGCTCAGGCGGTAGAAGGGGACAGCGGTTCCGGCGTCGGCACCCTCGGCGCCGGCTGCGTCGTCGGTTCCGGCGAGCCCGGCCGGCCGCTCGAGGAGAGCCGCGAGCCCGAGCCCGCCGCCCACGCACAGGGAGGCGACGCCGCGGGACTGGCCTTCGCGCACCATCCGGTGCGCCAGCGTGACGAGGAGGCGCACGCCCGTCGAGCCGAGCGGGTGGCCGAGCGCGATGGCGCCGCCGTCGGGGTTGACCCGCTCGGGCTCGAGGCCGAGCTCGCGCGTGGCCGCGACCGTCGTCACCGCGAAGGCCTCGTTGACCTCCCAGGAGTCGACGTCGCCGACGGCGTGCCCGCTGCGCTCCAGGAGCGCCGGGATCGCGAAGCGCGGCGCGATGCCCATGACCGCCGGGTCGATGGCGATCTCCTCGTAGTCGCTGAGCCGCGCGAGAACCGGCAGGCCGTGCTCGCGGGCGTAGGAGGCGGAGGTCAGGACGACGGCGGAGGCGCCGTCGGTGACCGGGGAGGCGTTGGCGGCGGTGACGACGCCGTCCTCGGAGAACACGGGGGACAGGGCGCCGATGCCCTCGGCGGTGGAGCCGCCGCGGATGGGCTCGTCAGCCGTCATGAGGGTGCCGTCGGTCAGCTCGACCGGCACGATCTCCGCGTCGAAGGCCCCGGTCGCGGTGGCCGCGGCGGCGCGCTGCTGGGAGGCGAGGGCCCAGGCGTCCTGGGAGGCCCGGTCGATCCGCCAGCGCTGGGAGACCTCCTCCGCCGTCAGCCCCATGGGCATGCCGGAGAAGGCGTCCTCGAGGGCGTCCGTCATGAGGGAGGGACGGGCCTCGCCGTAGGAGCGGGTCTCGGCGTCGTAGGCGGAGACGAGCGGTGCGCGGGTCATGGACTCGGTGCCCGCGGCGACGACGACCTCGGCGCGACCCAGCTGGATGAGCTGGGCCGCGAGCACGACGGCCTTGAGGCCGGAGCCGCAGACCTCGTTGACGGTCGTGGCGGGCACCTCGTGCGCCAGTCCCGCGCCGAGGGAGACCTGCCGGGCGACGTTCTGCCCGGAGCCTGCCTGGATGACGTTGCCGACGATGACCTGGGCGACGTCCTCGCGCACCGCGGGCACGGCGTCGAGGGCGCCGCGGACGGCGAGCACGCCCAGGTCGACGGCGCTGCGGTCCGCCAGGGCCCCGCGCCGCCTCCCCATGGGGGTGCGGACGGCCGCGACGAGCACGACGTCGGCGTCCTCCAACGGGGCCGGCACCGCGGTGGAGCCGATGGTCACGGACCCGTCGTCGGCCTTCCGAGCGGTGCGTGCATCGTCCATGGCGTCCCCCGTCCTGAGAAGATATCCGGCGTAGTCTAGGGCACTCGGGCCACCCTGGTCCACCCCGCCGCGCGACCCGCGGCGGCGCCCGCACCACGGTCACCGGACCGCGCCGACGACGGCGCCGGCCGGTGACGACGCCACACCACTGGAGGATCCCGTGCCCATCGGAATCGACGCCCTCGAGATCGCCACCCCCGGCCTCTACCTGCCGATGACGGACCTGGCCCTCGCCCGCGACGTCGATCCCGCCAAGTTCCACGTCGGCCTCGGTCAGGACGAGATGGCCGTCGCCCCGGCCACGGTGGACGCCGTCACCCTGGGTGCCCGCGCCGCCGCCGCCGTCCTCGAGCGCACGGAGCAGGCCGACCGCGACGCCCTCGGCCTCATCGTGCTCGGCACCGAGTCCGGCGTCGACGCCTCCAAGGCCATGGCAGTCATGGTCCACGGGCTCCTCGCCGAGGAGTACTCCCTGCCCGACGCCGTGCGCGCCTTCGACCTGCGCGAGGCCTGCTACGGCGGCACCGCCGGGCTCCTCACCGCGGTGGACTACGTGGCCGCCCACCCCGGCCGCACCGCCCTCGTCATCGCCTCCGATCTCGCCCGCTACGGCCTGCGCACGGGCGGCGAGCCCACCCAGGGCGCCGGCGCCGTCGCCGTGCTCGTGCGCGAGGACCCCCGCCTCCTCGCCATCGACCCGGCCACGACGGCCGTCACCACTGACGTCTACGACTTCTGGCGGCCCGAGGGCGAGGACGTGCCGCGCGTCGACGGCAAGCTCTCCAACGAGTGCTACATGGAGACCTTCACCCGCGCCTGGGAGGCGCACGTCGCCGCCACCGGCCTCGACCTGGCCGACTACGCGGCCCTGTGCTTCCACCTGCCCTACACGAAGATGGGGCGCAAGGCGCTGGCCCGCGTCCTCACCCCGGAGCAGGCCGCCGAGCGCGGTCTCACCCGCATCCACGAGCGCTACGAGGAGTCCATCGCCTACTCGCGGCGGATCGGCAACTGCTACACCGCCTCCCTGTGGCTGGGCGTCGCCTCGCTGCTCGACGCCGGGAGCGTCGCCGCGGGGGACCGCCTGGCGCTCTTCTCCTACGGCTCCGGCGCCGTCGGCGAGCTCATCACCGCCGCCGTCGCCGAGGGCTTCGAGAAGCGCCGCGACCCCGCCGCGCAGCGCGCCCGCCTCGACGCGCGCACCGCGCTCACCGTCGAGGAGTACGAGCAGGTCCTCACCGAGTCCCTCGCCCCCGCCGGCGAGGGCACCAGCGGCACCGCCTTCGTCGACGACGGTCCCTACTCGCTCACGGGCGTCGACGGCGGCATCCGCCGCTACCGCGGCCCGCGCGGCTGAGCCGGGGCCCCGCCGGCCTGTGCGGATCCGTGCGGCGCGGCCGCGCGGCCGACGGGCACGTGCTCCGGAGGAGAGATCCGGAGCACGGCGCGGGCGGAGCGCCGAGCCGCTAGCATCGGCCCTCGTGCACAACCCCGATCCCACTCCCACGGGGACCGCGCCGACGACGGCCGACGGACCCAACGTCGAGGTCTGGAACGACCTCGTCTCGCCGCGCGACCTGCTCGTGAGCCTCCTCGTCTCCGCCGCCTGCGCCGTGGTCTCCCTCGTCATCGCGGGAGCGACCGGCTCCGAGCCCCTCTTCTGGGGCCTGGGCGGTTGCGTCCTCGGCTTCGTCATCAGCTGTCTCGTCGTGAGGCCCAAGCGCGAGGTCCTCCTCACCGACGATCGCGCTGCTGACACCTCCGACGACGCAGCCGCGCTCCCGACCGCGGGGGAGGGGGCCCGATGACACTCGCCATGATCGGAACCGTCCTCGTCGCCGTCCTCGGCGCGATCGTCCTCTACTCCTTCATCGGCTTCATCCCCGGGACCGACGAGACGAGCGTCCTCGCACCCGTCACCCTCACCCTCGTCCTCGCGGGCGCAGCGCCTGAGGTCGTCCTGTCCTTCTTCGTCGCCGCGATCGTCACGCTCAACCTCATGAACGCGATCCCGACGGCGCTCGTCGGCCTGCCCGGCGGCGTCATGAGCGCTCCGCTCATGGAGCACGCCGTCCTCCTGCGCTCCCGCGGGCTCGCGGCGACGACGATCCGGAAGATGGCCGTCGGGTCCGCGATCGGCACCGTCGTCTCCATCCCGCTGTCCTTCGCCCTGGCCGGGCTCCTGGCCCCGATCGCCGAGCCCATCAAGGCCCAGGCGCCGGTCATCCTCGCCGCCGGCGCCGTCCTCCTCGCGCTGCTGGGGCGCAACAAGGTGATCGCCCTCGTCTCGATCATCCCGCTCGCCCTCATGTTCCAGGCGCTGCCAGCGCTCTACCGCTCGGACGGGATCATCGCGGAGGACAAGAGCGTCAACGTCTCCTTCTTCCTCGGCATCACCGTCGGCCCGATGCTCCTCACTCTGCTCGAGGTCCTCAACGCCCGTCTGCGGGCGGCCCTGCCGCACGGGAACCTCACCGAGGCACGCTTCACCCGCGCCGGATTCGACGAGACCGAGCTGCGCCCCTCGCGGCTCGTGACACGGGGAGAGGGCTGGTGGAGCGCAGCCATGGCCGCCGTCTCCACTCCGCTCTTCGTGCTCTCCCCGGTGGGGCTCACCTTCCTGCTCGGCGAGTCCGCGGCGGCCCGCGCCGGCAAGGGCCCCGTCAAGAAGGCTCAGCGGGCCGTCACGGTCATGAGCGCGCTCACCCACTCGACCTACCTCGCGGGCGTCATCATCCCGCTCGTGGCGCTGGGCATCCCGATCTCCGGGGTCTCGGCCGGGCCGGCCGGGCCGCTGTTCCAGGCGGGCACGGTCTACACGCTCGACCACAACCTCCACCACCTGCTGAGCCCCTCGCAGTTCATCGTGTACACGGTCATCGGCGCCCTCATCGCCGTCGTCACCACGTACGTCATCGCGGTGCGGTGGTCGAGCCAGATCACGCGCCTCGTCATGCGCCACGTGCCGCACGAGGCCGTCCTCGCGCTCTTCATCGCGCTCATCCTCGTGCTCGCCTACATCGACGCCGGCGTCGCCAACGTCTTCGGCGTGCTGCTCATCGGCGTCGTCTGCGGCGCCTTCAACCGCCTCGGCGTCTCGTACGGCGTCCAGTTCATGACGCTGTACGCCTCCGCCGGCGTAGTCACCTGGCTCGCGGCGGTCTGACCCGGGAGCGCAAGGCGCACGACGGCGGGGTCGGGCGTCGGCGCGCACATTGTGTACACAATGGTCGAGGTGGCTACAATCGGGACATGGACAGTCTCACCAGCGAGGTTTCGACCCGCGAGCTCCGCAGCGAGCTCTCCGACGTCCTCAGCCGCGCCATGTACGCCGGTGAACGCATCGGCGTGACGCGCAACGGCAAGCTCGCCGCGGTCGTCGTTGGCCCGGCCGATCTCGAGGCGCTCGAGGAGCTCGAGATGGCGCAGGACGTCGCGGCCTACCGCGCGGCGGTCGCCGCCGATGACGGCCAGCGCGTGAGCCTCGAGGACCTCCGGCGCGACCTCCTGTCGTGAGCTACCGCGTCGAGTTCACCTCAGCCGCTGCACGGCAGGTGAGGAAGCTGCCGCGACCCGTGCGCGGCCGCGTGCTCGACGCCGTCGCGCAGCTCGCCGAGGACCCCCGCCCGCACGGGGCGAAGAAGCTCGTCGGGGAACGGACCGCCTGGCGGATCCGCGTGGGCGACTACCGCGTGATCTACGACGTCCTCGACGAGCGTCTCACCGTGACGGTCGTGCGCGCTGCTCATCGTCGCGAGGTCTACCAGCGCTGAGGGTGCTCGCAGTGCTCGGCCCCGCCGTCGTAGCGAGGGGACTCAGCCGCGCGAGCGGCGGGCGAGGCGCTCCAGGTCGATGCCCAGCAGACGCGCACGCTCGGCCGTCTGGCCGGTGACGAGGACGTCCGTGCGCTGCAGGCCCGGCACGTCGCTCGCGCCGACGAGCGCCATGAGGGACCGCAGCTGGCTCGTCCACGAGTCCAGCTCGGCCTCGAGGGCCTCGGGGCCCCCGCCGACGAGGGTGCGCAGGAAGTGGCCGGAGGCGCCGGCCGCGCGGGCGCCCAGCGACAGCGCCCGGACGACGTCGAGCGGGGTGCGCACGCCCCCGGAGGCCAGCACGGGCACGTCCACGGCGTCGGGACCGGCCGCGGACTCCAGGAGGCACAGGACCGCGGACTGACCCCAGCCGGTGAGGTAGGAGTACTCCATGCCGGGGCGGCGCGAGTTCTCGATGGCGACGAAGTCGGTGCCCCCGTTGCCGGCCACGTCGACGGCGGACACGCCCAGGCCGATGACCTCGTCCACGGTCCGCCGGGACAGGCCGAAGCCGACCTCCTTGACGACGACGGGCACGTCGACCGCCTCGACGATCGCGGCGACCGCGTCGGACCAGGAGGAGAAGTCGCGGTCGCCCTCGGGCATGACGACCTCCTGGGCCACGTTGAGGTGGATCTGGAGGGCGTTGGCGTCGAGCATCTCGACCGCGCGGCGCGCGAGCTCGGGGGAGACCGTCGGCCCGACGTTCGCCAGGACGAAGGCGTCGGGCGCGTTGCGGCGGATGACCGAGAAGGTCTCAGCGAGCTCCGGGTCGCGCAGGGCGACGTGCTGGGAGCCGGTCGCGATGACGATGCCGGCGCCGGCGGCGGCGCGCGCGAGGTCAGCGTTGATCGCGGCCGTCTTCGGCGTCCCGCCGGTCATGGCGTTGATGTAGAGGGGCAGGCCCCAGGTGGTGCCGAGGACCTCGGTGCGGGTGTCGACGGCGTCGATCGACGTGCCGGGCAGGGCGTGGTGCATGAAGGCGACGTCGTCGTAGCCGGTGCGGCGCTCCGGGTCGTGGAGGCTCACGGCCAGGGCGACGTGCTCGTCCTTGCGGTGCGCGTGCTGGGCGACGCCCGGCTGGGGCTGCTGGTCGGCTCCGGCCGTCTCACTGGGCCGAGCGGCGATGGGCTGCTCGCTCATCGGTCCTCCGTCCTCGGGTCGCGGGTGTGGACGGCCAGGTCGAGGGGGACGACGCCGACGGCCATCCAGCCGGCGAGGATGGCTCGCTCGTCGACGTGCGGCGGGCACAGCGCGATGCCGCAGTCGCCGCCGCCGGCCCCGGAGGACTTCGCGGCGGCCCCGTGCTCGCGGGCGATCTCGACGAGGCGGGTCAGCAGGGGCGTCTCGATGGTGACGCCGGTCGAGGCGGCGAGCCCCGCCAGGAGCGTGCGGTCCTCCTGGACGCGGGCGGCGACGGCGTCGAGGTCCCCTGACTCCATGGAGCGCACGAGGCCCGCGAGACAGGCCTGGGAGCCGGCGAGGAACTCCTCGTAGTCGAGGGCGGCCGGGGCGGCGGAGTGCGCGCCGTGCTGGACGTCGGCGACGAGCCCGGCGGTGGAGGCGGGGTCGCCGGTCCAGCCGACGAGCAGGTCGACGCCGACGGGAGGCTCGAGGCGCTCGATGCGCAGGCCCGGCCAGTCGGCCAGGAGCATGTCGTCGACGCTGCGCTCGACGCGCTCCTCGCGCATCCAGATGCGGTCCGGGGAGGAGTAGTCGACCCAGCCGGTGAAGGTCGACGCGGCCAGGTCGCCCGCGGAGCCGATGGGCTCGACGGAGTCGGAGGCGAGCAGGCAGAGCTTGTAGACCTCGGTGTCGGTCAGGCGCAGCCCGTAGAAGGCGGCGACGGAGCGCACGGTCGCGACCGTCACCGCGGCGGAGGAGCCGAGTCCGAGCTTGCGGCCGGAGGCGTCGTCGAGCTGGGAGTCGACGTCGAGGTCGAAGAGGCGCAGCTCGCCGCCGCGCTCGCGCACGAGCGACTCGACGAGGCGGATCGCGGAGAGGACGTAGTCGACCGGCGCGCCCTCGACGAGGGCCGTGCCGTCCTCGGGGCGGCGGCGCCAGGAGCGGGTGCCGCCGGCGTAGAGGCTGGAGGCGATGCGCCCGGAGCGGCGTCCGGAGTCGTGGACGGGGGAGACGGTGACCGTGATGAACCGGTTGACGGCGACGAGGACGGCGCGGTGCCCGGGCTCGACGACGGCGTACTCGCCGGCCACGTAGAGCTTGCCGGGGGCCCGTCGCGAGACGGCGCCGTCGCTGACAGTGCGGCCCGCGGTCATCGGTGCCCCGTGCTCGCCCGTGGTCACTCGGCCTCCTGCTCGTAGCGGATCCCGCCGCCGGGTCGGCGCACGCTCACGATCGCCCCGGCCAGGCGCTCGCGCAGCGCAGCGGCGACCTCCTCGGCGCGGGCTCCGGAGGTGACGACCTTGACGTTGGGACCGGCGTCCATCGTCACCCAGGCGGGCAGGCCCTCCTCGCGCAGGGCGGCGACGGCGTGGATCGCCTCCACCGTGCCGGGAAGCCAGTAGAGGATCGCGGGCCTGGCGGCGGCCATCGCGGCGTGCATGCCGAGCGCGTTGCCCTCGGCGACGGCGCCCAGGCGAGGAAGGTCGCGGGCCGCGACGGCGGCGAGGGCCTCCTCGAGGTCCTTCGCCGAGGCCTCCACCCAGGCGGGGTAGAGGGGCGAGGTCGTCATCGTGGCCTGCATGGCCCTGGAGGAGGAGATCGACTTCCGGCCCGTCTCCAGGGTGATGACGACCATCGCGAGGTCGAGCTCCTCGGCGCCGGGGACGGCCTCGGCGTAGCTCGTGGCGTCGTCGGTGCCGGCGTGCCAGACGGCCAGGCCGCCGAAGACGGAGCGGGTGGCCGAGCCCGAGCCGCGGCGAGCCAGGCGGGACAGGTCGGCGTCGTCGAGCTCGAGGCCGGCGGCGCGCGACGCGGCGGCGGCGAGGGCCGCGAAGCCGGCGGCGGAGGAGGCCAGGCCGGCGGCGAGCGGCACGGTGGAGACGGAGGACACGGTGGCGCGCTCGGTGACGCCGGCGCGCTCGCGGACGAGGTCCATGAAGCGCACGACGCGGTCGCGGGCCGTGCCCCAGGGCTTGAAGCCGTTGATGAGGACGACGTCGTCGCCGTCGGCCCCGCCGTCGAAGGCGACCGTGGTGCTGGTCCGGGTGCCGCCGAGCGTGAGGGACAGGCTCGACGTCGTCGGGACCTGGTTGGCCGGGTCGGCCTTGCCCCAGTACTTGATGAGGGCGATGTTGGAGTTGGCGCTCGCCGTGGCCGATCGGGCGGCCGACCCGGTCGTCGTGCCGGCGGCGGGGGAACTGGGCAGGGTCACTCGGAGGCCTCGCTCGCGCGCATCTGGTAGGTCCAGGTCTGGGCGGCGCCGGCCTCGAGGAGGGCGGCGCGGACCGCCTCGGCGTCCGTGTCGGTGGCGGCGAGGGCGATGACGCAGCCGCCGAGGCCGCCGCCGGAGAGCTTGGCGCCCAGGGCCCCGGCGTCGCGGGCGGCCCGGGTGAGCCCGTCGAGGGCGGGGATCGAGATACCGAGCTCGGCCAGGACGGCGTGCGCCGCGTCCATGGCGGTGCCGAGAGCCGCGGCGTCACCGGCGTCGAGGGCCTCGATGGCGGCCTGGGTGAGCGCACCGAGCCTGTTGATCCGCGGACCTACGGCGTCCGGGTCCGCCTCGTAGCGCTCGCGCAGGCCCGCGACGGCGTCGCGGGTGGAGCCGTGGATCCCGGAGTCGGCGATGACGAGGACGCCGCTGACCTGCTGCGACAGGGCCCGCATCTCACCGGACTGGAAGCGGATCGGCAGGTCCGAGGTCGTCGTCGCGGCGTCGAGCCCGGAGGGGCGCACGTGGGCGACCTGCTCGGCGAGGTTGGTGAGGGCCAGGACCTCGACGTCGGTGGCCTGGCGGCCGAAGGCGTCCAGGACGGCCCGGATGATGGCGCCGGCGGAGGCGGCCGAGGAACCGAGCCCGCGCTCGTGGGGGAAGTCCGAGGAGGTCTCGATGGCGAAGGACTGCTCCAGACCGCCGGTGAACTCGCGGGCGGCCTCGAAGGCGCGCACAACCGGGGCGAAGCGCGGTCCGGCCTCGGACAGGGGGCCGTCGTAGTCGAGGGAGGCGAGGGTCGAGGGGCCGTCGATCGGGGTGACCGTGGCGCGCATCTCGAGGGCGTGGAGGGGGAAGGCGACGGCGGCGTGGCCGTAGACCACGGAGTGCTCGCCCATGAGGATGGTCTTGGCCCACGTTCGGCCGTGCCCGACCCGGGCGGCAGGATGCCGTTCCATACTGCCTTCCTGCTCGCCGGTGGTCCCTGAGTGCTCCCCGAGACCCGGAAACCGCCGTCAGAGGGGTGCGCTCGAGGGTAACGGCCCGTTCATCCGCGTGCAAGGCGAACACGAGGGCTCCCACGGCGCACGTGCGTGCCCCTCCTCACGGGGCGCGTGAGCCCGCGACACGGCTCCCGGTGCGCCCGGCGAGACTGTCGCGGGGAGGCGCGGCGGGTTCACGTAGGATCGGCGCGTGCTTCAGACGATGTCCACCGCCTTCATCCGTACCCTGCGCGAGGACCCGGCCGACGCCGAGGTCGACAGCCACAAGCTGCTCGTGCGCGCCGCCTACATCCGCCGCATGGCCCCCGGCATCTACACCTGGCTTCCGCTCGGCCTGGGCGTGCTGCGCAAGGTCGAGGCCATCGTGCGCGAGGAGATGAACGCGATGGGCGCCCAGGAGGTGCACTTCCCGCCGCTCCTGCCCGCCGAGCCCTACAAGGCGACCAACCGCTGGGAGGAGTACGGCCCGACGCTCTTCAAGCTCCAGGACCGCAAGGGCGGCGACTACCTCCTCGCCCCCACCCACGAGGAGATGTTCACCCTCCTCGCCAAGGACATGTTCTCCTCCTACAAGGACCTGCCCGCCGCGATCTACCAGATCCAGACGAAGTACCGCGACGAGGCCCGTCCCCGCGCCGGCCTCATCCGCGGCCGCGAGTTCGTCATGAAGGACTCCTACTCCTTCGACGTCGACGACGCCGGCCTGGACGCCTCCTACCTGCGCCACCGCGCCGCCTACGAGCGCATCTTCACGCGCATGGGCCTGGAGTACGTGCCGGTCAACGCCATGGCCGGCGCCATGGGCGGCTCCCACTCCGAGGAGTTCCTCCACCCCTCGCCGATCGGCGAGGACACCTTCGTGCGCTCCGACGGCGGCTACGCGGCCAACGCCGAGGCCGTCACCACCGTCGTTCCCGACCCGGTCGACGCCTCGAACGAGCCCCCCGCCCGCGTCGTCGACACCCCCGACGCCCCCACCATCGACTCCCTCGTCGACCTCCTCAACAACGAGTACCCGCGTGAGGACGGGCGCGCCTGGACCGCCGCCGACACCCTCAAGAACGTCGTCGTCACCCTCACCCACCCGGACGGCTCGACCGAGCTGCTCGTCGTCGGCGTCCCCGGCGACCGCGAGGTCGACATGAAGCGCCTCGA from Actinomyces radicidentis includes these protein-coding regions:
- a CDS encoding proline--tRNA ligase, producing MLQTMSTAFIRTLREDPADAEVDSHKLLVRAAYIRRMAPGIYTWLPLGLGVLRKVEAIVREEMNAMGAQEVHFPPLLPAEPYKATNRWEEYGPTLFKLQDRKGGDYLLAPTHEEMFTLLAKDMFSSYKDLPAAIYQIQTKYRDEARPRAGLIRGREFVMKDSYSFDVDDAGLDASYLRHRAAYERIFTRMGLEYVPVNAMAGAMGGSHSEEFLHPSPIGEDTFVRSDGGYAANAEAVTTVVPDPVDASNEPPARVVDTPDAPTIDSLVDLLNNEYPREDGRAWTAADTLKNVVVTLTHPDGSTELLVVGVPGDREVDMKRLEAAVAPAEVAMAGEEDFEGHPELVRGYIGPAAIGPNSELRRVETAEDGTELLTGSVRYLLDPRVVDGTSWVTGANAVKKHVLHLVKGRDFEADGTIEAAEVREGDPAPDGSGPLKLARGIEIGHIFALGRKYSEALGFTVLDENGKASVVTMGSYGIGVTRALAALAEEYHDEHGLAWPIQVAPFHVQVLATGKDDAVFEAASALAAQLDAAGYEVLYDDRRKVSAGVKFADSELLGVPFTVVVGRDLAKEGTIEIRDRRSGDRRSVRVADGAAEVSAAVEEALAAAPTAADVA